Proteins co-encoded in one Marinomonas sp. IMCC 4694 genomic window:
- a CDS encoding TolC family outer membrane protein — protein sequence MKKHIIPSILAAVVLSSSAAHADSLYEVYKLAKQHDPGLRAAAASYQAQKEGVTVTKGNLYPKISFSGNLGYDNIDNPSSDYSNTSNTLALSLNYPIYSPALNYAVDAVELGSQSAGVSFTNAEEDLALTTLTEYFKLLIAQSTLKTTQALVKSTESQLDRAKKQYEVGLASITDLQDAQAEYDSVRVTELSARSDVSYAQKALFQRTGQEITHVPELSKDFPIRLDPGMTVDSLISKAQRDNKDLQILDIAVKSAENNISIQKSNGRSPTVSITGSLSRKDNNFSSGTTNADGVTNTSSVALGVSIPLYSGGAIEASVRQATAQAQSASEQRAGSLQRIELNIRSLYLDLQTAVAQIDAQQQLIRSRNSALEATKAGYDVGTRNLVELLDAQSNLYNAQNTYEQYRYNFVLKKLSLLETTGDLDEAEIKALDQWLVIKQ from the coding sequence ATGAAAAAGCATATTATACCCTCAATCCTCGCTGCAGTTGTTCTAAGCAGTTCCGCTGCCCACGCAGACAGCCTCTACGAAGTGTACAAGTTGGCGAAACAGCACGACCCAGGTTTGCGTGCCGCCGCCGCAAGCTACCAAGCCCAAAAAGAAGGAGTCACCGTCACCAAAGGAAATCTATACCCCAAAATCAGCTTTAGCGGTAATTTAGGGTACGATAACATTGACAACCCTTCCAGTGACTACAGCAACACATCTAACACTCTGGCACTGTCGCTGAATTACCCTATTTACTCACCGGCGCTTAATTACGCCGTCGATGCTGTCGAGTTAGGCTCACAAAGTGCGGGAGTCAGCTTTACAAATGCTGAAGAAGATTTAGCCTTGACGACGCTAACCGAATACTTCAAATTGTTGATCGCGCAGTCAACCCTGAAAACGACACAAGCCTTAGTCAAGAGCACCGAGAGCCAACTGGACCGTGCCAAAAAGCAATATGAAGTGGGTTTGGCGTCCATTACTGACCTGCAAGACGCGCAAGCAGAATACGATTCTGTGCGTGTGACTGAATTAAGTGCGCGTTCTGACGTGTCTTACGCTCAAAAAGCCTTATTCCAACGAACAGGTCAAGAAATAACCCATGTTCCAGAACTGTCTAAAGACTTCCCCATTCGTCTTGATCCGGGTATGACCGTTGATTCACTGATCTCTAAAGCGCAACGCGACAACAAAGATTTGCAAATTTTAGACATCGCGGTCAAAAGCGCCGAAAACAACATCAGCATCCAAAAATCTAACGGTCGATCCCCTACGGTCTCGATTACGGGTTCTTTATCTCGCAAAGATAATAATTTCAGTAGTGGCACAACAAACGCCGATGGCGTGACCAATACGTCTTCTGTTGCTCTAGGCGTCAGCATTCCGCTTTACAGTGGCGGCGCCATTGAGGCATCGGTTCGCCAAGCGACGGCGCAAGCTCAATCGGCCTCAGAACAAAGAGCCGGTTCGTTGCAAAGAATTGAACTGAATATTCGTAGCCTTTATCTTGATCTTCAAACCGCCGTTGCTCAAATCGACGCTCAACAGCAGTTGATTCGCTCTCGTAATAGCGCGTTAGAAGCAACAAAAGCTGGCTACGATGTTGGGACACGTAATCTAGTTGAATTATTAGATGCCCAATCTAATCTTTATAATGCCCAAAATACATACGAGCAATACCGCTACAACTTTGTACTTAAAAAACTCAGCCTATTGGAAACAACAGGCGACTTGGATGAAGCTGAAATCAAAGCACTAGATCAATGGCTTGTGATTAAACAGTGA
- the xni gene encoding flap endonuclease Xni, whose amino-acid sequence MNKKLLIVDGLNLIRRQYAALESEQDALRRIERTQSIAIDALSKLTQQFDPTYAVVVFDASGKTWRHHVFPEYKLGRVPMDDGLLEALPDFARVFRFNHLPCLRLDGWEADDLIATLAVKAALNGIKSYIVSTDKGFTQLLSDSHILQYDYFAKLGYDKAWVPGKYGVEPHQLTDYWALVGDATNKIPGVKGIGPKTAQSIIAQHPTIESIYANASSLSERSQSLLAGGYDQCLLSRSLVALKTDVDIGVRLSQLRYTTRQRP is encoded by the coding sequence GTGAATAAAAAATTACTCATTGTTGATGGTTTGAATCTCATTCGGCGTCAATATGCGGCGCTAGAATCAGAGCAAGATGCGTTGCGGCGTATTGAGCGCACCCAAAGTATCGCGATCGATGCCTTGTCCAAACTGACCCAGCAATTTGATCCGACTTACGCCGTGGTCGTGTTTGACGCCAGTGGAAAAACATGGCGACATCATGTTTTTCCTGAATACAAGTTGGGCCGCGTGCCGATGGATGATGGCTTACTAGAGGCCTTGCCAGATTTTGCCCGAGTGTTTCGGTTTAATCATTTGCCATGCTTAAGGCTAGATGGTTGGGAAGCCGACGATCTTATCGCTACGCTCGCGGTAAAGGCCGCGTTAAATGGCATTAAATCCTACATAGTGTCGACCGACAAAGGTTTTACTCAGTTATTAAGCGACAGTCATATTTTGCAGTATGATTACTTTGCAAAATTAGGCTATGACAAAGCTTGGGTTCCCGGTAAATACGGTGTAGAGCCCCATCAGCTCACGGATTATTGGGCGCTTGTTGGTGATGCAACCAATAAAATCCCCGGGGTGAAAGGCATTGGTCCTAAAACGGCTCAGAGTATTATTGCCCAACACCCAACCATTGAGTCTATTTATGCGAACGCCTCCAGTTTGTCGGAACGTAGCCAATCGTTGTTGGCGGGCGGTTACGATCAATGTCTTTTATCGAGGTCACTGGTGGCTCTAAAAACCGACGTGGATATTGGCGTGCGCTTGTCTCAGTTGCGTTACACGACGAGACAAAGACCATGA
- a CDS encoding M18 family aminopeptidase: MKRSNFNENLLSFLPLSPTPFHATDTMRKALIAGGFVELFEQNTWVIDEGGRYFVTRNDSSLIAFTTPQLTFDQSGWRMMGAHTDSPCLKLKPNAQVDRFGFHQLGVEVYGGALLHTWLDRDLSIAGRVTLKTKTGDIVSRLVDFKDPIAVVPNLAIHLNRQANEGFSVNPQEEILPILCGVENAFDLHELLASQLKKQHTDLDIGTILDFELSLYDTQPAALVGLHKEYICSARLDNLLSCFVGLQALLDSGQQRPCLLVCTDHEEIGSLSACGANGPFLEDVLRRLTPNPEQYVQAMQRSMLISADNAHALHPNYANKHDKNHAPAINKGAVIKVNANQRYATNSETASVYRDIAAEENYEVQCFVVRSDMACGSTIGPITSGEIGVPTIDIGLPTFGMHSIRELAGSKDAHGLYKVLVRFTQRDKLITQ; this comes from the coding sequence ATGAAACGTTCAAACTTCAATGAAAATTTACTGTCATTCCTTCCATTGTCCCCAACCCCTTTTCACGCCACTGACACGATGCGAAAAGCGTTAATAGCAGGCGGTTTTGTTGAGCTTTTCGAACAAAATACGTGGGTCATTGATGAAGGTGGGCGGTATTTTGTTACTCGTAACGATTCATCCTTGATTGCTTTTACCACGCCTCAACTGACATTTGACCAAAGTGGCTGGCGAATGATGGGCGCTCATACAGACAGCCCCTGTTTGAAGCTCAAACCTAATGCACAGGTCGACCGATTTGGTTTTCATCAGCTTGGGGTCGAAGTGTATGGAGGCGCTTTGCTGCACACTTGGCTTGATAGAGATTTGTCCATTGCAGGGCGCGTTACATTGAAAACAAAAACGGGTGACATTGTCAGCCGTTTGGTCGACTTTAAAGACCCGATCGCCGTGGTGCCCAATTTGGCGATTCATTTGAATCGACAGGCAAACGAAGGGTTTTCAGTGAACCCACAAGAGGAGATTCTGCCTATATTGTGTGGCGTGGAAAATGCATTCGATCTGCATGAGCTGTTAGCATCTCAACTTAAAAAGCAACATACAGACCTAGACATCGGCACTATTCTGGATTTCGAATTGAGCTTATATGACACCCAGCCTGCGGCGCTTGTTGGCTTGCATAAGGAATATATTTGCTCGGCTCGACTGGACAATTTGTTAAGTTGTTTTGTTGGCTTGCAAGCGCTACTGGATTCTGGCCAACAGCGCCCTTGTCTTTTAGTGTGCACCGATCATGAAGAGATTGGCAGTTTGTCGGCTTGTGGGGCTAATGGCCCTTTCCTTGAAGATGTATTGCGCCGATTAACGCCAAATCCTGAGCAATATGTTCAAGCGATGCAGCGCTCTATGCTGATCTCAGCAGACAATGCCCATGCTTTGCACCCTAATTATGCGAACAAGCATGATAAAAATCACGCTCCAGCCATCAATAAGGGGGCGGTTATCAAAGTAAATGCTAACCAGCGTTATGCCACTAACAGCGAAACAGCGAGTGTTTACCGTGATATTGCGGCAGAAGAAAATTACGAGGTTCAGTGTTTTGTTGTTCGCAGCGACATGGCATGCGGCAGTACCATAGGTCCAATTACGTCTGGCGAGATTGGTGTACCAACCATAGATATTGGTTTGCCGACGTTTGGAATGCACTCGATTCGTGAGTTGGCTGGTAGTAAAGATGCTCATGGTTTATACAAGGTATTGGTGCGTTTTACCCAGCGAGATAAGCTTATTACGCAATAG
- a CDS encoding DUF3301 domain-containing protein yields the protein MNLQLTDIVIFILVAALVYAWWRNSSIRELALINAKKHCEALNLQLLDGSVAGSQWRPTWHQGEIKIKRSYTFEFSSSGVARYPGKIRYIGNQQVDIWLSPHDF from the coding sequence ATGAACCTTCAACTCACCGATATCGTTATCTTTATTTTGGTCGCTGCCCTTGTGTATGCCTGGTGGCGCAACTCGTCCATCAGAGAATTGGCATTAATCAACGCAAAAAAACACTGTGAAGCCCTCAATTTGCAACTGCTCGATGGGAGCGTAGCAGGATCCCAATGGCGCCCTACCTGGCACCAAGGCGAAATAAAAATCAAACGCAGTTACACATTTGAGTTCAGCTCTAGTGGTGTGGCTCGCTACCCCGGAAAAATACGCTACATTGGTAATCAGCAGGTAGATATATGGTTAAGTCCACACGATTTTTAA
- a CDS encoding thymidine kinase: MAKLYFYYSAMNAGKSTVLLQSAHNYQERGMRVLLLTASIDDRFDTGQIASRIGISAQASVFDHHTDLMSLVKNDADEQKLSCILIDEAQFLTKSQVYDLSEIVDTLHIPVLAFGIRTDFQGELFDGSKALLAWSDKLIELKTVCHCGSKATMVIRLNAQGVPVKEGAQVEIGGNDRYLSVCRKHFKEAVRD; this comes from the coding sequence ATGGCTAAACTGTATTTTTATTACTCGGCAATGAACGCAGGAAAATCGACCGTTCTCTTGCAGTCCGCCCATAACTATCAAGAAAGAGGCATGCGTGTTTTACTCCTCACCGCCTCAATAGACGATCGTTTTGACACCGGACAAATCGCCTCTCGCATTGGCATCTCTGCACAAGCTAGCGTGTTCGATCACCATACTGATCTTATGTCACTGGTTAAAAACGATGCTGATGAACAAAAATTAAGCTGCATTTTAATCGACGAAGCCCAGTTTTTAACCAAAAGCCAAGTTTATGACTTGTCAGAAATCGTCGATACACTGCATATCCCTGTGCTGGCATTTGGTATACGCACCGACTTTCAGGGTGAGCTTTTCGATGGTAGCAAAGCACTGTTGGCGTGGTCCGACAAATTAATTGAATTAAAAACCGTGTGTCATTGTGGCAGTAAAGCCACCATGGTCATTCGCCTTAATGCACAAGGTGTTCCTGTCAAAGAAGGCGCACAAGTAGAAATAGGCGGTAACGACCGATACTTATCGGTTTGCCGAAAACACTTTAAAGAAGCCGTAAGAGACTAA
- a CDS encoding carboxy terminal-processing peptidase, translated as MNYKRLLLCLLTGYTFAASPASAFQALQPLHEYDKVSKELVETLEGIHYNRPNIDDAISSKAFDYYIDALDPSKSFFLQSDIDSLTQYQNSFDDALRNGDVQVAYTIYNVYLERLEKRLLDLQEHLPEMVKGFDYTLDETLNTDPDKQTWATTDAELDDYWRKRLKNRALTLKINGESEEKILTMLERRYKNQLRQVDQTNATDVYQTFANAITSALDPHTSYFAPRASETFNINMSLSLEGIGAVLQMDDDYTKVVRLIPGGPAATQSDLSPNDRIIAVGQEGAPMVDVVGMRLDDVVDMIRGESDTTVVLEITSSKGDTQTSKRISIVRKKVKLEDQSAKKEVVDIERDGKTYKVGVITLPTFYSDFAAIQAGDKDYKSSTRDTKTLIDELRKENITALILDLRNNGGGSLQEANALTGLFIPAGPTVQIRDQSGRVTPLGDTDATITYSGPMAVLINRMSASASEIVAGAMQDYGRALILGDQSFGKGTVQVLQDLDKGQLKITQAKFYRVSGESTQHKGVMPDIAFPSLIDKETIGESALDNPLIWDKIHETRYPVYWNIPAYLPVLEPRHAARMAKDPNFVAINAQISDFKQQVETYKTVSLNEKTRIEQQETNKANELLRENTRRKALGLDTLTSVDDIEPIDEDTFAKEASEILLDFIATNQLAQQQAEKKTAQN; from the coding sequence ATGAACTATAAACGCCTTTTACTTTGCCTTTTAACCGGCTACACCTTTGCCGCATCGCCAGCGTCGGCTTTTCAGGCGCTTCAACCGCTCCACGAATATGACAAGGTGTCCAAAGAACTCGTCGAGACGTTAGAGGGCATTCATTATAACAGACCTAATATTGATGACGCTATTTCATCAAAGGCTTTCGATTACTACATTGACGCCCTAGACCCAAGCAAAAGCTTTTTTTTACAAAGCGACATAGACAGCCTAACTCAGTACCAGAATAGCTTTGATGACGCCTTAAGAAACGGCGACGTGCAAGTCGCTTACACCATTTACAATGTGTATTTAGAACGCCTCGAAAAACGACTACTTGACTTGCAAGAACATCTCCCCGAAATGGTGAAGGGCTTTGATTACACATTAGATGAAACGCTCAACACCGATCCAGACAAACAAACCTGGGCAACAACAGACGCCGAGCTTGACGACTATTGGCGCAAACGCCTCAAAAACCGTGCTCTTACACTCAAAATAAACGGCGAGAGTGAAGAGAAAATTCTCACTATGTTAGAACGTCGCTACAAAAACCAGCTTAGACAAGTCGATCAGACCAACGCCACCGATGTATATCAAACCTTTGCAAACGCCATTACCTCGGCTTTAGACCCACACACCAGCTACTTTGCACCACGAGCCTCAGAAACCTTTAATATCAACATGAGCTTATCGCTTGAGGGTATCGGCGCTGTCTTACAGATGGACGACGACTACACCAAAGTAGTACGACTGATTCCGGGGGGGCCGGCTGCCACCCAAAGTGACTTATCGCCAAACGACCGTATTATCGCCGTTGGTCAAGAAGGCGCCCCCATGGTAGACGTCGTGGGAATGCGCCTTGATGACGTGGTCGACATGATACGTGGCGAAAGCGACACTACGGTTGTACTAGAAATCACCTCGAGCAAGGGCGACACACAAACCAGTAAACGCATCAGTATCGTGCGCAAAAAAGTAAAGCTAGAAGATCAGTCAGCTAAAAAAGAAGTGGTAGACATTGAGCGAGACGGAAAAACTTACAAAGTGGGCGTGATTACTTTACCCACGTTTTACTCTGACTTTGCCGCCATACAGGCCGGCGACAAGGATTACAAAAGCTCAACCCGAGATACTAAAACACTGATTGATGAACTGCGTAAAGAAAACATCACCGCACTGATACTGGATCTTAGAAACAACGGCGGCGGCTCTCTTCAAGAAGCCAATGCGCTCACAGGCCTCTTTATTCCCGCCGGACCTACCGTGCAAATACGTGACCAAAGTGGTCGTGTAACCCCTCTTGGCGATACAGATGCGACCATCACTTACAGCGGCCCTATGGCCGTGCTTATCAACCGTATGAGTGCGTCTGCCTCTGAAATTGTGGCCGGCGCTATGCAAGATTATGGACGCGCGCTGATCCTCGGTGACCAATCTTTTGGCAAAGGCACAGTTCAAGTATTGCAAGATTTAGACAAAGGCCAATTAAAAATAACGCAGGCGAAGTTTTATCGTGTCTCAGGCGAAAGTACACAGCACAAAGGTGTCATGCCAGACATCGCTTTCCCTTCGCTCATAGACAAAGAAACCATTGGTGAAAGTGCGCTAGATAACCCATTAATATGGGATAAAATCCACGAAACACGCTACCCCGTCTACTGGAACATCCCGGCTTATTTGCCAGTTTTAGAACCAAGACACGCCGCCAGAATGGCCAAAGACCCCAACTTTGTCGCCATTAACGCGCAAATTTCAGATTTTAAACAACAAGTCGAAACGTACAAAACCGTTTCATTAAACGAAAAAACGCGTATTGAGCAACAAGAAACAAATAAAGCCAATGAGCTCTTGCGCGAAAATACTCGTCGCAAAGCCCTTGGACTTGACACACTAACATCGGTTGATGATATCGAACCAATCGACGAAGATACCTTTGCCAAAGAAGCCTCTGAGATTTTGTTGGATTTTATTGCGACAAATCAATTAGCCCAACAGCAAGCTGAAAAGAAAACCGCTCAAAATTAA
- a CDS encoding methyl-accepting chemotaxis protein produces MILMPGTILMAALPYYARLIMVITLGVVSVIVTVIPPFKQHAQIINPLCTLLLVYFSLSSSALTKQRVKEFCKNLTNIKSTTVIKLSSNDGEFNRLANHINALLRSLNRQNNLLSSCSKETQYTAKELQNSSNSVARGANEEYQALEALLVTSKEMSETVKSILSRIKATSITANQTRQQSEEGQTALNDLQQHIDSMRSKVIDNQAQMTQLIKVTQDISHFVNTIEQITSQINLVSLNAAIEAARAGEAGRGFAVVANEVRHLAENTDKTAQDIRLLVSSIAYQVQHSEKTSMELMSYSNSVTEGSNKAASALIAIHSAAHSTQQEVQHSTDLIHTFDVANTELCTRLQHIALVSEQHSQASKDTKDMVKYMEWLSSRLEQKETNI; encoded by the coding sequence ATGATACTGATGCCAGGCACAATCTTAATGGCGGCACTGCCTTATTACGCCCGCCTGATAATGGTTATTACACTGGGCGTTGTTTCAGTTATTGTTACCGTCATACCCCCTTTTAAACAACATGCTCAGATCATCAATCCATTATGCACGCTATTGTTGGTCTATTTTTCCCTCTCATCCAGCGCACTCACAAAACAACGCGTAAAAGAATTTTGTAAGAACTTAACCAATATAAAATCCACCACAGTGATTAAGCTGTCCTCCAATGATGGCGAGTTCAATCGCTTGGCAAATCACATAAACGCCTTACTTAGATCCTTAAACAGACAAAATAACCTACTAAGCAGCTGCTCAAAGGAAACACAATACACCGCCAAGGAGCTTCAAAACTCCTCAAACAGCGTTGCACGAGGGGCAAACGAGGAATACCAAGCACTGGAGGCCTTGTTGGTTACCAGTAAGGAAATGAGTGAAACCGTAAAGAGCATCCTGTCTCGCATTAAAGCAACGTCCATCACGGCGAATCAAACTCGGCAACAATCTGAAGAAGGTCAAACGGCACTCAACGACCTGCAACAACATATTGACAGCATGCGGTCAAAAGTTATTGATAATCAGGCGCAAATGACTCAGCTCATTAAAGTGACACAAGACATCAGCCATTTTGTAAATACCATTGAACAGATCACGTCGCAAATTAACTTAGTGTCCTTAAATGCCGCCATCGAGGCGGCACGCGCAGGAGAAGCCGGTCGAGGCTTTGCAGTGGTGGCAAATGAGGTAAGGCATTTGGCTGAAAATACAGATAAAACAGCGCAAGATATTCGGTTACTGGTGTCGTCTATTGCGTACCAAGTTCAGCATTCAGAAAAAACCAGTATGGAATTAATGTCATACTCAAACAGCGTAACAGAAGGCTCTAATAAGGCAGCGTCTGCTTTAATAGCGATTCATTCAGCCGCTCATTCAACCCAACAAGAAGTCCAACATTCCACGGATTTAATTCACACCTTTGATGTTGCAAACACAGAACTATGCACCCGATTACAACACATTGCCCTCGTCAGCGAACAACATAGCCAAGCCAGTAAAGACACAAAAGACATGGTGAAGTACATGGAGTGGCTTTCTTCCCGTTTGGAGCAAAAGGAAACAAATATATGA
- a CDS encoding flavodoxin, whose amino-acid sequence MAQPSIALIYGTDTNNTEEIGHKIAKQWEELGESVDIFNIKEISLDQLESYPMLILGIPTWDFGGIQSDWEDVGDCLAELSLEHSVIALYGLGDQFGYGDYFIDAVGWLYEKLQPTNATFIGQWPTQGYDFEASRACTKDKTSFVGLAIDEDQQFDLTDQRIEQWVIQLYAERTIETA is encoded by the coding sequence ATGGCACAACCCTCTATTGCCCTCATTTATGGCACGGACACCAACAATACAGAAGAAATTGGCCATAAGATCGCCAAACAATGGGAAGAACTTGGTGAATCCGTTGATATTTTTAACATTAAGGAGATTTCACTAGACCAACTAGAATCTTACCCGATGCTTATTTTAGGCATCCCTACGTGGGACTTTGGTGGCATTCAATCTGACTGGGAAGACGTTGGCGATTGCCTGGCTGAACTCTCACTTGAACACAGTGTTATTGCTTTGTACGGCCTAGGTGACCAATTTGGTTACGGCGACTATTTTATTGATGCGGTGGGATGGCTATACGAAAAACTACAACCCACGAATGCAACTTTTATCGGTCAATGGCCAACACAAGGCTATGATTTTGAAGCCTCCAGAGCCTGTACAAAGGATAAAACGTCTTTTGTCGGTTTAGCGATCGATGAAGATCAACAATTTGACCTCACTGATCAACGTATTGAACAGTGGGTTATCCAGCTTTACGCGGAAAGAACCATCGAAACCGCTTAA
- the gltX gene encoding glutamate--tRNA ligase, with protein sequence MSEVRTRIAPSPTGDPHVGTAYIALFNMAFARKMGGKFILRIEDTDQTRSTPESEKMILDALRWLGLDWAEGPDVGGEYGPYRQSERGDIYGQYALDLVAKGHAFYAFETTQELDQMRLDQKEQGIQQKYDGRALNLTPEEVQAKLDAGVPYVIRMKIPEEGTCVVQDMLRGTIEIDWSQVDMQVLLKADGMPTYHLANVVDDHLMKITHVIRGEEWINSAPKHILLYQYFGWDMPTLCHMPLLRNPDKSKLSKRKNPTSILYYQRMGYLSEAVINYLGRMGWSMPDEREKFSLDEMIEQFDIQRVSLGGPVFDVEKLSWLNGMWIRENLTAETFAQKYVEWALNPEYLMKILPLVIPRVETFSDVADVAGFFLKGLLPVTKDDFASIKMDEETLRKGMQFALWRLEVLNQWEKDNIFNEMKTLAQSLDIKPKDFFAPLFVAISGSTASVSVFDSMAILGSDISRARMRTAVNVLGGPSKKEAKRWEKEFAAL encoded by the coding sequence ATGTCAGAGGTTAGAACACGTATTGCACCATCTCCTACCGGCGACCCGCATGTTGGTACGGCATACATTGCCTTATTTAATATGGCGTTTGCCCGTAAAATGGGAGGTAAATTCATTTTACGAATTGAAGACACAGATCAAACCCGCAGTACACCAGAATCAGAAAAAATGATTCTGGATGCTTTGCGTTGGTTGGGGTTAGATTGGGCTGAAGGACCGGACGTGGGTGGTGAATACGGCCCTTATCGTCAAAGTGAGCGGGGTGATATTTATGGCCAATATGCCCTTGATTTAGTGGCAAAAGGCCATGCTTTTTATGCGTTTGAAACAACACAAGAGTTGGATCAAATGCGCCTTGATCAGAAAGAACAAGGTATACAGCAGAAGTACGATGGCCGTGCGCTCAATTTAACGCCAGAAGAAGTGCAGGCAAAATTGGATGCGGGTGTTCCATATGTCATTCGTATGAAAATTCCAGAAGAGGGTACTTGTGTCGTTCAAGATATGCTACGTGGAACCATTGAAATCGATTGGTCTCAAGTGGATATGCAGGTCTTGCTAAAAGCCGACGGCATGCCAACGTACCATTTGGCGAATGTAGTAGACGATCATTTAATGAAAATCACCCACGTTATTCGGGGTGAAGAATGGATTAACTCAGCGCCTAAGCATATTTTGCTGTATCAATATTTTGGTTGGGATATGCCAACGTTATGTCATATGCCGTTATTGCGTAATCCTGACAAGTCTAAACTGTCGAAGCGCAAAAACCCGACCAGTATTTTGTACTATCAACGCATGGGTTACCTGTCGGAAGCGGTGATTAATTACCTAGGTCGTATGGGTTGGTCTATGCCGGACGAACGTGAAAAGTTCTCCCTTGATGAGATGATTGAGCAGTTTGATATACAGCGTGTTTCCTTAGGTGGGCCGGTGTTTGATGTTGAAAAACTCAGCTGGTTAAACGGCATGTGGATTCGCGAAAATTTAACGGCAGAAACGTTCGCTCAAAAATACGTTGAATGGGCTTTGAACCCTGAATACTTAATGAAAATTTTGCCGCTGGTGATTCCACGTGTAGAAACTTTTTCTGATGTCGCGGATGTCGCAGGTTTTTTCCTAAAAGGGTTGTTACCAGTAACGAAGGACGATTTTGCATCGATCAAGATGGATGAAGAGACACTTCGTAAAGGGATGCAATTTGCTTTGTGGCGTTTGGAGGTTTTGAATCAGTGGGAAAAAGACAACATCTTCAATGAGATGAAAACGTTGGCACAGTCTTTAGACATTAAACCCAAAGATTTCTTTGCCCCTTTATTTGTCGCAATATCAGGGTCAACGGCGTCGGTGTCTGTGTTTGATTCGATGGCGATTTTGGGCTCTGATATTTCTCGAGCTCGTATGCGTACTGCCGTCAATGTATTGGGCGGGCCTTCTAAGAAAGAAGCAAAGCGTTGGGAAAAAGAATTCGCAGCGTTATAA
- the ybfE gene encoding LexA regulated protein — MAKASSDRNTIDLFGTTPGRPRTQPLTRKDQLKINKRAQRVKEKAQGLKRLELIVEQEVLDKLDQLCEKNGLKRAEWLTQQINQSLGVSKSTRSKK; from the coding sequence ATGGCAAAAGCGTCATCCGACCGCAATACAATCGACTTATTTGGCACCACACCGGGGCGCCCCCGAACTCAGCCACTAACCCGAAAGGACCAACTTAAGATCAATAAACGAGCCCAGCGCGTAAAAGAAAAAGCCCAAGGGTTGAAGCGATTAGAATTAATCGTAGAACAAGAAGTCCTCGATAAACTCGACCAGTTGTGTGAAAAAAATGGCCTTAAACGCGCCGAGTGGCTCACACAACAAATCAACCAATCTCTTGGCGTGAGTAAATCAACAAGATCTAAAAAATAA
- a CDS encoding recombination-associated protein RdgC — translation MWFKNAQIFQLKDTESLDTNALIDKIPEFPLKECGSQEDFSFGWLPLIRNSEQWSLASDQCLLFRAGKEEKVLPSAVVREELEAKVAEIELIEGRKVGRKEQSDLKDELVFTLRPKAFSKRTDIWAYIDLKANILVLNSTNAGMTELLFKHLQTTLGSFPMTPLQAKVSPSSLMTEWLTKNEVPASLETGDECEIQDASEDKATIRFKALEPLSDDVTRHLEEGMAVKNLALRWSDKLSFVLYDDLTLRKIKVDDALKDAAFNDSQGGGLSDMDANFSLMSLTIRAFFESYCLWFDID, via the coding sequence ATGTGGTTCAAAAACGCCCAAATTTTCCAATTAAAAGACACCGAATCACTCGATACGAATGCACTCATTGATAAGATACCCGAGTTTCCACTAAAAGAATGTGGCTCCCAAGAAGACTTTTCCTTCGGCTGGTTACCCTTAATCCGTAACAGCGAACAATGGAGTCTCGCCAGTGATCAGTGCTTGTTATTTCGCGCTGGCAAAGAAGAAAAAGTGTTGCCCTCAGCCGTAGTGCGTGAGGAATTAGAAGCCAAAGTTGCCGAAATTGAACTGATTGAAGGCCGTAAAGTCGGCCGCAAAGAACAGTCCGACCTAAAAGACGAACTGGTGTTCACGTTACGCCCTAAAGCCTTTTCAAAACGTACGGATATTTGGGCCTATATTGATTTAAAAGCAAACATTCTGGTTCTTAACAGCACCAATGCTGGCATGACCGAGCTTTTATTCAAGCACTTGCAGACGACACTGGGTAGCTTCCCCATGACGCCTTTACAGGCAAAAGTATCCCCCTCATCATTAATGACAGAATGGTTAACCAAAAACGAGGTTCCCGCTAGCCTAGAAACGGGGGACGAATGTGAGATACAAGACGCATCAGAAGACAAGGCCACCATTCGCTTTAAAGCGCTGGAACCACTTTCAGATGATGTGACACGCCATTTAGAGGAAGGCATGGCGGTCAAAAACTTGGCGCTGCGTTGGTCCGACAAACTCAGCTTTGTTTTATATGACGACTTAACCTTGCGTAAAATCAAAGTGGACGACGCCTTAAAAGACGCTGCGTTTAACGACTCTCAAGGCGGTGGTTTATCGGATATGGACGCTAATTTCTCGTTAATGTCATTAACCATAAGAGCGTTTTTTGAATCTTACTGCCTGTGGTTTGACATCGACTAA